The following are encoded together in the Hyalangium minutum genome:
- a CDS encoding ribonucleotide-diphosphate reductase subunit beta, whose translation MLLDPGMNLTLRPMAHPVFFEMYRNAIKNTWTVEEVDFSTDLVDLRSKMTEAERHLIHRLVAFFATGDSIVGNNLVLNLYKHVNAPEARMYLSRQLFEEALHVQFYLTLLDTYVPDPADRAKAFAAVDNIPSIQRKAQFCLRWMDSIHDLAQLKTKADRRRFLLNLICFAGCIEGLFFFAAFAYVYFLRSKGLLNGLAAGTNWVFRDESAHMAFAFEAIKIARQEEPDLFDAGMQADVMQMVREAVECETQFAQDLLSGGVAGLSVQEMRQYLEYVADQRLMMLGMQPMFRVKNPLRFMDLQDVQELTNFFERRVSAYQVAVGVGAANDVVLDAAF comes from the coding sequence ATGCTGCTGGACCCCGGGATGAACCTGACGCTGCGCCCCATGGCGCATCCGGTGTTTTTCGAGATGTACCGGAACGCGATCAAGAACACGTGGACGGTGGAAGAGGTGGACTTCTCGACGGACCTGGTGGACCTGCGCAGCAAGATGACGGAGGCGGAGCGGCACCTGATCCACCGGCTGGTGGCGTTCTTCGCGACGGGCGACTCGATCGTGGGGAACAACCTGGTGTTGAACCTCTACAAGCACGTCAACGCGCCCGAGGCACGGATGTACCTGTCGCGGCAGCTCTTCGAGGAGGCGCTGCACGTTCAGTTCTACCTGACGCTGCTGGACACGTACGTGCCGGATCCGGCGGATCGAGCAAAGGCGTTCGCGGCGGTGGACAACATCCCGTCGATTCAGCGCAAGGCGCAGTTCTGCCTGCGGTGGATGGACTCGATCCACGACCTGGCGCAGCTGAAGACGAAGGCGGATCGGCGGCGGTTCCTGCTGAACCTGATCTGCTTCGCGGGGTGCATCGAGGGGCTCTTCTTCTTCGCGGCGTTCGCGTACGTGTACTTCCTGCGGAGCAAGGGTCTGCTGAACGGGCTGGCGGCGGGAACGAACTGGGTGTTCCGGGACGAGAGCGCGCACATGGCGTTCGCGTTCGAAGCGATCAAGATCGCCCGGCAGGAGGAGCCGGACCTCTTTGATGCGGGGATGCAGGCGGACGTGATGCAGATGGTGCGCGAGGCGGTGGAGTGCGAGACGCAGTTCGCGCAGGACCTGCTGAGCGGGGGCGTGGCGGGACTGTCAGTGCAGGAGATGCGGCAGTACCTGGAGTACGTGGCGGACCAGCGGCTGATGATGCTGGGGATGCAGCCGATGTTCCGGGTGAAGAACCCGCTGCGGTTCATGGACCTGCAGGACGTGCAGGAGCTCACGAACTTCTTCGAGCGTCGCGTGAGCGCCTACCAGGTGGCGGTGGGCGTGGGCGCGGCGAACGACGTGGTGCTCGACGCCGCGTTCTGA